One Drosophila willistoni isolate 14030-0811.24 chromosome 2R unlocalized genomic scaffold, UCI_dwil_1.1 Seg167, whole genome shotgun sequence DNA segment encodes these proteins:
- the LOC6641998 gene encoding importin subunit beta, with the protein MTSDITRQLIAILEKTVSPDKNELLSAKNFLEQAAAGNLPEFLKALSEILVNITNSAVARMAAGLQLKNHLTSKDEAVSQQYQERWHQFPDSTRELIKNNILSALGTENTRPSCAAQCVAYVAVIELPINRWGMLIQTLVNKVVNEASSEMHRESALEAIGYICQDIQYGVLENQSNQVLTAIIHGMRKLEPSNHVRLAATTALNNSLEFTKANFEKEMERNFIMEVVCEATQCADAQICVAAMQCLVKIMTLYYQFMEPYMAQALFPITLEAMKSENDAIALQGIEFWSNVSDEEIDLAIESQEATDSGRPPQRVSKHYARGALQFLTPVLVEKLTKQDECDDEDTWSPAKASSVCLMLLATCCEDEIVPHVLPFIKENIESPNWRYRDAAVMTFGSVLNGLEPNTLKPLVEQAMPTLIRLMYDSSVIVRDTTAWTFGRICDIIPEAAINKTYLQTLLECFVTSLKSEPRVAANVCWAFIGLSNAAYEAAMTAEGETPETYSLSPYFEVIITQLLETTDRSDGAQANLRSAAYEALMDMIKNSPLDCYLVVQRTTIVILERLNQVMQMETHINNHSDRHQFNDLQSLLCATLQSVLRKVREEDAPQISDAIMTSLLTMFQSSAGKSGGVQEDAFMAVSTLVELLGIQFAKYMPAFKDVLIMGLKNHNEYQVCCAAVGVTGDICRALKQLIVPYCDEIMSVLMNNLAEPTLHRSVKPQILSAFGDMALSIGSDFLKYLNLVLEMLRAASNLQTDANNYDMSEYINELRESVLEAYTGIIQGLKGVDQQANNDVLHMEPHLMHIIGFIKRIAQEGDVSDSMMASAAGFIGDLCSSFGPRLYPLLDDMIITQFLAEGKRSKLQRTKMLCTWAAKEIKKMNTQVPAQ; encoded by the exons ATGACTTCCGATATTACGCGACAATTAATTGCCATTTTGGAGAAGACAGTATCGCCAG ACAAAAATGAGCTACTTTCGGCGAAGAACTTTTTGGAGCAGGCAGCTGCTGGCAATTTGCCAGAGTTCCTTAAGGCTCTCTCCGAAATTCTGGTTAATATAACAAATAGTGCTgtggctcgtatggcggctgGCCTCCAATTGAAGAACCATTTAACTAGCAAAGATGAGGCGGTTAGCCAACAATATCAAGAGCGTTGGCATCAATTTCCCGATTCAACAAGAGAACTCATTAAGAATAAT ATTTTATCAGCATTGGGCACTGAGAATACACGACCCTCATGTGCCGCTCAATGTGTGGCCTATGTGGCCGTTATTGAATTACCCATTAATCGTTGGGGCATGCTTATCCAGACTCTCGTCAATAAGGTGGTCAACGAGGCATCAAGTGAAATGCATCGTGAATCAGCCCTGGAAGCGATTGGTTACATTTGCCAGGATATACAATATGGTGTATTGGAGAATCAATCGAATCAGGTGCTAACTGCCATTATTCATGGAATGCGTAAATTGGAGCCAAGTAACCACGTCAGATTGGCAGCCACAACGGCATTGAATAACTCCTTGGAATTCACAAAAGCTAATTTCGAAAAGGAAAtggaaagaaatttcataaTGGAAGTGGTGTGCGAGGCAACACAATGCGCCGATGCCCAAATCTGTGTGGCTGCTATGCAATGTTTGGTTAAGATTATGACCTTATACTATCAGTTTATGGAACCATATATGGCTCAAGCTCTATTTCCCATCACATTGGAGGCCATGAAATCAGAAAACGATGCCATTGCCTTGCAGGGTATTGAATTCTGGTCGAATGTTAGCGATGAGGAGATCGATTTGGCCATTGAGAGTCAAGAGGCTACCGATTCGGGTCGTCCGCCACAGCGTGTATCCAAACATTATGCTCGCGGCGCATTGCAATTCCTTACACCAGTGTTGGTTGAAAAATTGACCAAGCAGGATGAGTGCGATGATGAGGACACTTGGAGTCCAGCTAAAGCTTCATCTGTGTGTCTTATGCTCTTGGCCACTTGTTGTGAGGATGAGATTGTTCCGCATGTGTTGCCATTCATCAAAGAGAACATTGAATCGCCCAATTGGCGTTATCGTGATGCAGCTGTTATGACTTTCGGTTCAGTTTTGAATGGCTTAGAACCAAATACCCTGAAACCACTTGTCGAACAAGCCATGCCCACTCTTATCCGCTTGATGTACGATTCGAGTGTCATTGTCAGAGATACAACTGCTTGGACCTTTGGACGCATTTGCGAT ATTATCCCAGAGGCCGCTATTAATAAGACATATCTGCAAACTCTATTGGAATGCTTTGTCACTAGCCTGAAATCGGAACCCCGTGTGGCAGCCAATGTTTGTTGGGCATTTATTGGTCTCTCCAATGCTGCTTATGAAGCCGCTATGACCGCCGAGGGAGAAACTCCTGAAACATATTCCCTATCGCCGTACTTTGAAGTCATTATCACACAATTACTGGAGACCACAGATCGTTCCGATGGTGCTCAGGCCAATTTACGTAGCGCTGCCTACGAGGCTCTAATGGATATGATTAAGAATTCTCCACTAGATTGCTATTTGGTTGTGCAGCGAACAACAATTGTCATTTTGGAGCGTCTCAATCAGGTTATGCAAATGGAGACACATATCAATAATCACAGTGATCGTCATCAGTTCAATGATTTGCAATCTCTACTCTGTGCCACACTTCAATCGGTGTTGCGCAAGGTACGTGAAGAGGATGCTCCACAGATATCGGATGCCATTATGACCTCTTTGCTGACCATGTTCCAATCGAGTGCTGGCAAATCGGGTGGTGTTCAAGAGGATGCCTTTATGGCTGTGTCCACATTGGTTGAACTTTTGGGCATACAATTTGCCAAATATATGCCAGCCTTCAAGGATGTCCTCATCATGGGTCTTAAGAATCACAATGAATATCAAGTGTGCTGTGCTGCTGTTGGTGTAACCGGTGACATTTGCCGTGCCCTAAAACAATTGATTGTACCCTATTGCGATGAGATAATGTCCGTCTTGATGAACAATTTGGCTGAGCCAACTTTGCATCGCAGTGTCAAGCCACAAATTCTATCAGCTTTTGGTGATATGGCTCTAAGCATTGGCAGTGACTTCCTGAAATATTTGAATCTGGTTCTTGAAATGCTAAGAGCTGCTTCCAATTTACAA ACTGATGCCAATAATTACGACATGAGCGAGTATATCAATGAATTGCGTGAAAGTGTTCTCGAAGCCTACACGGGCATTATTCAGGGTCTTAAGGGTGTTGATCAGCAAGCTAATAACGATGTATTGCATATGGAACCGCATCTCATGCATATAATTGGATTTATTAAACGTATTGCCCAAGAGGGTGATGTCTCTGATTCAATGATGGCCAGTGCTGCCGGATTTATTGGTGATTTGTGTAGTTCGTTTGGGCCACGTCTTTATCCATTGCTTGACGATATGATTATCACACAATTTTTGGCTGAGGGCAAACGTTCCAAATTGCAACGCACCAAAATGCTATGCACTTGGGCAGCCAAGGAGATTAAGAAAATGAATACCCAAGTTCCAGCGCAGTAA
- the LOC111518583 gene encoding transmembrane 9 superfamily member 2-like: protein MPWVMVFVNRLTSQESLLPYEYHDFDFCLADESYPPILNNGQELLGDRIKPSPIYIEFLQDAKCTVICKKTYTGGDEDSEQRLDRFKEAIRLNYKQHWIVDSIPVISCRQDAKLGEICTDGFEVGSTKIVTTSNGTNDRIYYPNNRLHFEISYNSGANEDWGIGFGKSIARIVAVKVTSEAIPYSYQDVCYNYSPTKIITDTPLQDGKQLTIMYSFSVNFVRNDSLKWSNRWDLINNTYDQRSWFSIFESLILAFICSLWTWKLLRRLSQKEVLEKPPWSLLQSEVYRSPCNAVLLSSLIGCGVQILVTLLITLIFASVVFQTPDYQGHVLYFALNVFGLLALLAGNISGRFYRRFEGQKWTKTAAVTAAFPGRLNQMW from the exons ATG CCCTGGGTAATGGTGTTTGTCAATCGTTTGACCAGCCAGGAATCTCTTTTACCCTATGAGTATCATGACTTTGATTTCTGTCTGGCCGATGAGAGTTATCCACCGATTCTAAACAACGGTCAGGAACTTCTGGGCGATCGCATAAAGCCATCTCCCATATACATTGAATTTCTACAAGATGCGAAATGTACTGTG atCTGCAAGAAGACCTATACAGGTGGCGATGAGGATAGTGAACAAAGGCTTGATAGATTCAAGGAAGCCATTCGTTTGAATTATAAACAACATTGGATTGTGGATAGTATTCCCGTGATATCATGTCGTCAAGATGCAAAATTGGGTGAAATTTGTACCGATGGCTTCGAAGTTGGTAGTACGAAAATCGTGACCACTTCTAATGGGACAAATGATAGAATTTATTATCCCAATAATCGTTTGCATTTCGAGATTTCCTATAATAGTGGTGCCAATGAGGATTGGGGTATCGGTTTTGGTAAGAGCATTGCCCGCATTGTTGCCGTAAAGGTGACATCAGAAGCTATACCCTATAGCTATCAAGATGTCTGTTACAATTACTCGCCAACAAAGATAATAACCGATACGCCCCTTCAGGATGGCAAACAACTAACTATCATGTATAGTTTTAGTGTAAATTTTGTTCGTAATGACTCGCTTAAATGGTCAAATCGTTGGGATCTTATTAACAACACTTACGATCAAAGGAGTTGGTTTTCCATATTCGAATCACTCATATTAGCCTTCATCTGTAGCCTATGGACTTGGAAATTGTTGAGGCGTTTATCGCAAAAAGAGGTTCTCGAAAAACCGCCATGGAGTTTGCTACAAAGCGAGGTATATCGTTCACCCTGTAATGCTGTACTCTTGTCTTCTTTGATTGGTTGTGGTGTTCAGATTTTGGTAACCTTGTTGATTACTTTAATCTTTGCTTCTGTGGTCTTTCAAACTCCCGATTATCAGGGGCATGTCCTTTACTTTGCCCTTAATGTCTTTGGTTTATTGGCATTATTGGCTGGTAATATTTCGGGACGCTTCTACAGGAGATTTGAAGGACAGAAATGGACAAAGACTGCTGCTGTCACTGCTGCTTTTCCAGG AAGACTGAATCAGATGTGGTAG
- the LOC6642001 gene encoding uncharacterized protein LOC6642001: MFFLLVTIGSWVDLVLLQPIAFVIETILAVLHYFLWGSWLVGYCLVEGGLAVWNFIRFGAAEISRFCNDVGLITFDVFDYVYLGTTDGLLLVKTVGQGILEFICNLLIAIGSVVLWVVLLLPRAIIALADNVLDFIFNSGVEFGMKLLNNLFLLSIGLVLLLLMHTYRHYLSMFITEFVLGRLRLMMAAKMRSAYFWTDQQLAWMMQKMRDTPMDVNSLNNRPGCVICMDRNRNIVILPCRHLCLCKECSQQFEQRFEDRCPVCRNAISSFLPVYV, from the coding sequence ATGTTTTTCCTTCTGGTCACCATAGGCAGTTGGGTCGACCTGGTGCTGCTTCAGCCGATTGCATTTGTTATTGAAACGATCTTGGCTGTGTTGCATTACTTTCTGTGGGGCAGTTGGCTGGTTGGATATTGCCTGGTGGAAGGAGGACTCGCTGTATGGAATTTCATTCGATTCGGAGCTGCTGAAATATCTCGCTTCTGTAACGATGTGGGCTTAATCACCTTTGATGTTTTTGATTATGTCTATCTCGGGACTACAGATGGATTGCTGCTTGTTAAGACTGTGGGGCAAGGGATTCTGGAATTTATATGTAATCTTCTGATTGCCATAGGATCTGTTGTCTTGTGGGTAGTGCTCCTGTTGCCGCGAGCTATAATTGCTTTGGCCGACAACGTGCTGGATTTCATATTCAATTCTGGTGTGGAATTTGGCATGAAACTATTGAACAATTTGTTTCTGCTTTCCATAGGATTGGTTCTTCTCCTGCTTATGCACACATATCGTCACTATTTGTCCATGTTTATTACCGAATTTGTGCTGGGTCGGTTGCGACTCATGATGGCAGCCAAAATGAGAAGTGCCTACTTCTGGACAGATCAACAATTGGCCTGGATGATGCAAAAGATGCGAGACACACCCATGGATGTCAACTCGTTAAATAATCGTCCTGGTTGTGTAATTTGTATGGATCGTAATCGTAATATAGTCATCCTGCCATGTCGCCACCTCTGCTTGTGCAAGGAATGCTCTCAACAATTTGAACAACGTTTTGAAGACAGGTGTCCAGTTTGCCGAAATGCTATTTCATCCTTTCTTCCTGTttatgtttaa
- the LOC6642002 gene encoding probable nuclear hormone receptor HR38 — protein MLLLQPNSSFSSLSPFDNFSTQTASSTTTTTTSAIGHQHHHHHHHHHHHIHQQQQQQQQQQQQEQSHQQQQHHQEEEQPQLLNLQSHHLLKTESLLSHEEDQLISNLTDAAVSHSELFSDLFFPSDSNNSQLSPVLEHSTASFTDTQGAGAGGGGAASLLGSTEDITSSIENLTKLTCLRDKRLSSIPEQQLNSSADQQDQQLCLLSLRSSSDPAIAHHAQQQQQQQQQQQSHHQQQQQATSPVQLQLFSPIGGPLSCGSSLPSFQETYSLKYNSSSGSSPQQASSSSTAAATPTDQVLTLKMDDDCFPLTSPAEVMSGWNTNTNQGQLQQLHTLQTQTQAQQSQNQSHMPHPSASNSNNNNNNNTNNSSSSSSYNYHGHFNAINATSNLSPSSSASSLYEYNGVTSADSFYGQQQQQQNYQQHNYNSLNGERYSLPTFPTISELEAATAAVAAAAAAANITSVGPPVRRASLPIQRTVSPGCGGSSGSAIIATAQSPKLAKLSLGQRHAHAHALQLGSAPNSTASSPASAAGTDLQAGRLLQSTSQLCAVCGDTAACQHYGVRTCEGCKGFFKRTVQKGSKYVCLADKNCPVDKRRRNRCQFCRFQKCLVVGMVKEVVRTDSLKGRRGRLPSKPKSPQESPPSPPISLITALVRSHVDTTPDQSCLDYSHYEEPSMSEAEKIQQFYQLLTSSVDVIKQFAEKIPGYMDLTHEDQELLFQSALLELFVLRLSYRARSDDTKLIFCNGIVLHRNQCQRSFGDWLNDIMEFSRSLDNLEIDISAFACLCALTLITERHGLREPKKVEQLQMKIIGSLRDHVTYNAEAQKKQHYFSRLLGKLPELRSLSVQGLQRIFYLKLEDLVPAPALIENMFVTTLPF, from the exons ATGTTACTTTTGCAGCCCAAT AGCTCCTTTAGTTCACTTTCTCCGTTTGATAATTTCTCCACCCAAACTGCGTCGTCGACGACAACAACCACAACGTCAGCCATAGGACaccagcatcatcatcatcatcatcaccatcatcaccacatacaccagcagcaacaacagcaacaacaacagcagcagcaggaacagtcacatcagcaacaacaacatcatcaggAGGAGGAGCAGCCGCAGCTGCTTAATTTACAATCCCATCACTTGTTAAAAACCGAATCCCTGCTCTCCCATGAGGAGGATCAGTTGATCAGCAATCTGACAGACGCTGCCGTGTCGCATAGTGAACTCTTCTCGGATCTCTTTTTTCCCTCCGACTCGAATAATTCCCAACTGTCACCAGTTTtagaacattctacagccagtTTTACCGATACCCAGGGAGCAGGAgcaggtggtggtggtgccgCTTCTCTGCTGGGCAGCACTGAGGATATCACCAGTTCCATCGAGAATCTCACCAAATTGACTTGCCTGCGCGATAAGCGTCTCTCCTCCATACCAGAACAGCAGCTAAACTCATCTGCCGATCAACAGGATCAGCAATTGTGTTTGCTAAGTTTACGTTCCAGCAGTGATCCGGCCATTGCTCATCACgcccaacagcagcagcagcaacagcaacaacaacaatcgcaccaccaacaacaacagcaggcCACTTCACCTGTGCAACTCCAATTATTCTCACCAATTGGGGGTCCACTCTCGTGTGGCAGCAGCCTGCCCAGCTTTCAGGAGACTTACTCTCTTAAATATAATAGCAGCAGTGGCAGTAGCCCACAACAGGCTTCCTCCTCCTCAACGGCTGCTGCCACGCCCACTGATCAAGTGTTAACATTGAAAATGGACGATGATTGTTTTCCACTAACAAGTCCCGCCGAGGTGATGTCTGGCTGGAATACCAATACCAATCAGGGACAATTGCAGCAGCTGCATACGCTGCAGACCCAAACTCAAGCGCAGCAATCTCAAAACCAATCTCATATGCCGCATCCTAGTGCCAgtaatagcaacaacaacaacaacaacaatacaaataaTAGCAGCTCGAGCAGCAGCTACAATTATCATGGCCATTTCAATGCCATTAATGCCACTTCGAATCTCTCACCCAGCTCCTCGGCCAGTTCACTCTATGAATATAATGGTGTGACATCAGCCGATAGCTTCTATggtcaacagcagcagcagcaaaactaTCAACAACAT AACTACAATTCGCTAAATGGCGAACGCTACTCCTTGCCCACATTTCCCACCATATCCGAATTGGAGGCAGCTACCGCAGCGGTGgccgctgctgccgccgctgccaatATCACATCGGTTGGACCGCCAGTGCGTCGCGCCTCGTTGCCCATTCAACGAACAGTGTCGCCTGGTTGCGGTGGCTCATCTGGCAGTGCAATTATTGCCACAGCCCAGAGTCCCAAACTGGCCAAATTATCGCTGGGCCAGCGACATGCTCATGCCCATGCCCTACAATTGGGTTCGGCGCCAAACTCGACAGCCAGTTCACCGGCCAGTGCAGCTGGCACGGATCTACAAGCGGGACGACTACTCCAATCGACCTCTCAGTTGTGTGCCGTGTGCGGCGATACGGCAGCCTGTCAACACTACGGCGTACGTACCTGTGAGGGCTGCAAAGGATTCTTCAAGCGGACCGTTCAAAAGGGTTCAAAATATGTGTGCTTGGCCGACAAGAATTGCCCGGTGGACAAGAGACGACGCAATCGCTGTCAGTTCTGTCGTTTTCAAAAGTGTTTGGTTGTCGGCATGGTGAAGGAGGTGGTTCGTACCGATTCGCTTAAGGGTCGACGTGGTCGACTGCCCTCCAAGCCCAAGTCACCACAAGAATCACCACCGTCGCCGCCAATTTCCCTTATCACGGCTCTTGTGCGTAGTCATGTGGATACTACACCGGATCAATCCTGCTTGGATTATTCGCACTATGAGGAACCCTCAATGAGTGAGGCCGAGAAGATACAACAATTCTATCAGCTGTTAACCAGTTCAGTGGAtgtcatcaaacaatttgCCGAGAAAATTCCCGGCTACATGGATCTCACACACGAGGATCAGGAATTGCTATTCCAATCTGCATTACTGGAGCTCTTCGTTTTACGTCTCTCCTATCGGGCGCGTAGCGATGACACCAAATTGATCTTCTGCAATGGCATCGTACTACATCGGAATCAGTGCCAAAGATCGTTCGGCGATTGGCTAAATGATATCATGGAGTTCAGTCGTAGTCTAGATAATCTCGAAATAGACATATCGGCATTTGCCTGCCTTTGTGCTCTTACCTTGATAACTG AACGTCATGGCCTACGCGAACCCAAAAAGGTTGAACAACTGCAAATGAAAATCATTGGTAGTCTCCGTGATCATGTCACTTATAATGCCGAAGCTCAAAAGAAACAACATTACTTCAGTCGTCTATTGGGCAAATTACCCGAATTACGTTCCCTAAGTGTCCAAGGGCTTCAACGAATCTTCTATTTGAAACTAGAAGATCTAGTGCCAGCTCCAGCTCTAATTGAAAACATGTTTGTTACCACATTGCCCTTCTAA